The Bacteroidota bacterium genome contains a region encoding:
- the ytxJ gene encoding bacillithiol system redox-active protein YtxJ has protein sequence MPLSWKNITQPDELELISTQSHKVPVVIFKHSTRCNISAVAKNRMDSNEAEKGEEYYYLDLLSYRDISAAIAERFKINHESPQLLLIVDGECVYEESHMGINFSELQEQISLHKK, from the coding sequence ATGCCCCTTAGTTGGAAAAACATTACCCAGCCTGATGAGTTGGAGTTAATCAGTACCCAAAGTCACAAGGTTCCTGTTGTTATCTTTAAGCACAGCACACGTTGCAATATTAGTGCTGTAGCTAAAAACCGGATGGATAGTAACGAAGCGGAGAAAGGTGAAGAGTATTACTACTTAGACTTATTAAGTTATAGAGATATCTCAGCGGCTATTGCCGAGCGGTTTAAAATAAACCATGAATCACCCCAATTATTATTGATTGTTGATGGCGAATGTGTGTATGAAGAATCGCACATGGGCATCAATTTTTCTGAGTTGCAAGAGCAAATCTCTTTGCACAAAAAATAA